The Mytilus trossulus isolate FHL-02 chromosome 3, PNRI_Mtr1.1.1.hap1, whole genome shotgun sequence genome contains a region encoding:
- the LOC134709999 gene encoding acyl-CoA:lysophosphatidylglycerol acyltransferase 1-like, producing MVSKKVLEYMRYFFRILFITFANLIAIPAYIVYALLLYPLKKYYPEFYWTHVEPRLFQALLGMVASWLYSGGYKVIESGDDLTSILDKEALVLVNHQSTSDVPILMSSMYPKGVSCGHVTWVMDYIFKFTNFGWISYFHEDFFICQGKDGRDQELVKLKKHMLDSYLPTGKKWIVVFPEGGFLYKRRKSSQQYAQKHNFPVLEHVTLPRIGAVKVITDSLYHDTLQNGVKKESSVPAERKLKWVIDITIGYPDRDSLSFPGMMAGIYSPRHINIHYRAYPITEVPHDSNHLQTWLYDRYIEKEEFLEQYYNNKISMNDTDKVIRHLPRLSEQEIKEDYHGILFIHIFYFISSYVFWHAIYLHLFTVIGFCFSLIF from the exons atg GTTTCGAAGAAAGTTCTTGAGTATATGCGGTATTTTTTTCGTATCCTGTTTATTACTTTTGCTAACCTGATCGCTATCCCAGCATACATTGTGTATGCCTTGCTTTTgtatcctttaaaaaaatattacccagaattcTACTGGACCCATGTAGAGCCTCGTCTGTTTCAAGCACTATTGGGAATGGTGGCAAGCTGGCTGTACTCTGGAGGATATAAAG TGATAGAATCAGGAGATGACTTAACCAGCATACTGGACAAGGAAGCATTGGTTCTAGTAAATCACCAATCCACGTCTGATGTACCTATTTTAATGAGTAGTATGTACCCTAAAGGCGTGTCCTGTGGACATGTGACTTGGGTCATGgactatatttttaaatttacaaacttTGGATGGATATCTTACTTCcatgaagatttttttatatgtcag GGCAAAGATGGTAGAGATCaagaattagtaaaattaaagaagcaTATGTTAGATTCTTACCTCCCGACAGGTAAAAAATGGATAGTTGTCTTTCCTGAAGGAGGATTTCTGTATAAACGTAGAAAATCAAGTCAACA GTATGCCCAGAAACATAATTTTCCAGTGTTAGAACATGTGACACTGCCAAGAATTGGAGCTGTCAAAGTGATAACAGATTCATTGTATCATGATACTCTACAGAATGGAGTAAAAAAAG AAAGTTCAGTTCCTGCGGAGAGAAAGCTTAAATGGGTAATAGACATAACCATTGGTTACCCTGATAGAGATTCATTAAGTTTTCCGGGAATGATGGCGGGAATTTATTCTCCACGTCACATAAACATTCACTACCGTGCCTATCCAATAACAGAAGTACCACACGATTCAAACCATTTACAGACATGGCTGTACGACAGATATATTGAAAAAGAAGAATTTCTGGAACAATACtacaacaataaaatatctaTGAACGATACAGATAAAGTGATACGACATCTCCCAAGATTGTCAGAAcaagaaataaaagaagattatcATGgaattttattcatacatatattttattttatatcttctTATGTTTTCTGGCATgctatatatttacatcttttcaCAGTCAttggtttttgttttagtttaattttttga
- the LOC134709998 gene encoding signal recognition particle subunit SRP54, with product MVLADLGRKITSALKSLSNATIINEEVLNGMLKEICAALLEADVNIFLVKRLRENVRSVIDFDEMAGGLNKRRMIQSAVYKELVKLIDPGVKQWTPTKGRSNVIMFVGLQGSGKTTTCSKLAYYYQKKGWKTCLICADTFRAGAFDQLKQNATKARIPFYGSYTEIDPVVIAQEGVDKFRDENFEIIIVDTSGRHKQEDSLFEEMLQVSNVTDPDNVIFVMDATIGQACESQARAFKEKVDVASVIITKLDGHAKGGGALSAVAATKSPVIFIGTGEHIDDFEPFKVQPFVSKLLGMGDIEGLIDKVNELKLDDNEELMKKLKHGQFTLRDMYEQFQNIMKMGPFSQIMGMIPGFSSDFLTKGGEQESMARLKKLMTMMDSMNDMELDSLDGERLFARQPSRTHRVARGAGVSVKEVNELLTQYKKFAQMVKKMGGIKGLFKGGDMSKNVNPAQMARLNQQMAKMMDPRVLQQMGGMQGLQGMMKQFQQGAAGKMGNMFGGK from the exons ATGGTTCTTGCAGATTTAGGGAGGAAAATTACCTCAGCGCTGAAATCTCTCAGCAATGCTACAATAATAAATGAAGAG GTCTTAAATGGCATGCTTAAGGAGATATGTGCAGCTCTATTGGAGGCTGATGTCAACATATTCCTGGTCAAACGATTGAGAGAAAATGTCAG ATCTGTTATTGATTTTGATGAAATGGCTGGAGGGTTAAACAAAAGAAGAATGATCCAGTCTGCTGTGTATAAGGAACTTGTCAAG TTGATTGATCCTGGAGTGAAACAATGGACACCAACTAAAGGTCGTAGTAATGTCATCATGTTCGTAGGTCTACAGGGAAGTGGAAAGACTACAACATGTTCAAAA CTGGCGTATTATTACCAGAAGAAAGGATGGAAGACATGTTTGATTTGTGCCGATACATTTCGTGCCGGAGCTTTTGATCAGTTGAAACAAAATGCTACCAAAGCAAGGATTCCTTTTTATGGAAG TTACACAGAAATTGACCCAGTGGTGATAGCACAGGAAGGAGTAGATAAATTCAGAGACGAAAACTTTGAAATCATCATCGTAGATACGAGTGGTCGTCACAAACAGGAAGATTCATTGTTTGAAGAAATGTTACAAGTTTCAAATGTTACT gaTCCAGACAATGTTATATTTGTGATGGACGCCACCATTGGACAAGCTTGTGAATCTCAG GCCAGAGCCTTTAAAGAGAAAGTAGATGTAGCTTCTGTGATCATTACCAAACTTGACGGCCATGCTAAAGGAGGTGGGGCTCTCAGTGC AGTTGCAGCCACCAAAAGTCCTGTGATATTTATAGGTACTGGAGAACACATTGATGACTTTGAACCATTTAAGGTTCAGCCTTTTGTCAGTAAATTGTTAG GTATGGGTGATATCGAGGGATTGATCGACAAAGTCAATGAATTGAAACTTGATGACAATGAAGAACTaatgaaaaagttaaaacatg gtCAGTTTACATTAAGAGATATGTACGAACAGTTCCAGAACATTATGAAAATGGGACCTTTCAGTCAGATAATg GGAATGATACCTGGATTTAGTTCTGATTTCTTAACAAAAGGAGGAGAACAGGAATCAATGGCTCGTCTAAAGAAGTTGATGACAATGATGGACAGTATGAATGATATGG AACTTGACAGTTTAGATGGAGAGAGACTGTTTGCTAGGCAACCAAGTAGAACCCACCGAGTAGCTCGAGGAGCAGGAGTATCAGTGAAGGAAGTCAATGAGCTACTTACTCAATATAAGAAGTTTGCTCAGATGGTGAAGAAGATGGGTGGAATTAAAGGATTATTTAAAG gtggTGATATGAGCAAGAATGTTAACCCTGCACAGATGGCTCGTCTCAATCAACAGATGGCTAAAATGATGGATCCCCGTGTACTGCAGCAAATGG GTGGAATGCAAGGATTACAAGGAATGATGAAACAATTCCAGCAAGGTGCAGCAGGAAAGATGGGCAATATGTTTGGTGGCAAATAA